Below is a genomic region from Pseudanabaena sp. BC1403.
GAAACAGGTTCCCTGTTGGGGCGATCGCTATTTGGATAGTCTGCTCCAGATTGGCATCGCGATAGAGAATCAGTGGTTCAGGGATAAACTCTAAACTTGCCCCTGCGCCAATCTCAAAGTCATAACGAATACGGGCAACCTGACCAAATGGCATCAGATGGACTTTTGATGCTGACTGATCGGTGAGATATAGACTGGTGCGATCGCGTAATTTTGCCCCGATCTGAAAGTGATCGCCTGCCAACAGCCCAGGGGAGGAATTCATAATGTATAGATAAGCGCGATGGGCATCGGTGGGGTCGAGCCTTAACGGTCGGGACAGCCTGAAAGGATAGGTTGCATACTGACGATACACAAATGATCGCCCAAATTGATCGAGTCCAATCTCTACGGTGAGTTGTTGTGGGGAAACTGGAAGGTCTAGCTTAGTTATAGGTGGAGCGATGAGTTCAGCTAACATATCTATCGTTTGCTCATATTCTTAAATTGTGTTCTCAATCGACTTGATCAAGCCAGTTCTCGAACAGACTGAAATAGTAATTTGTCAAAGATGAACTGCATCACCCGATCTAATCCTTCACCCGTTTTACAGTTGGTATAGGCGATCGGTTTCCCTTTTCGTCGTTCCGTAGCATCGCGATCGATGATGTTCAAGTCAGCTCCCACATAAGGCGCAATATCAATTTTGTTAATTACTACCAGATCTGCTTGCATAAACCCAGGCCCATTTTTGCGAGGAATATCATCGCCTGCGCCCACATCCAGCACAAAAATATAGGCATCAATTAAGTCATAGCTAAATGTTGATGCCAAATTGTCGCCACCGCTTTCGACAAACACCAGATCGAGTTCTGGAAAAGCTCGCTCTAGATTGCGGATTGCCAACAAATTCATCGTCGGATCTTCGCGAATCGCTGTATGCGGACAACTACCAGTTTCCACACCTACAATTCGATTAGCGGGTAAGACTCCTTGACGCTTGAGGCGATCGGCATCTTCTTGCGTCAACAAATCATTTGTTACTACAGCTACTTCGATCCCTTGCTGCATTAGTAATGGTAACAACCTTTCCAGTAGAGCCGTTTTGCCACTGCCTACTGGCCCACCGACACCCAAACGCGCCACTGATTTTTTCATTTTTACCTAAAGATATACAGCCGACCGAGAGGAACACGCGAAACGGGATCGCAGGTGGCAATTTCACCATTCACCCGCACCTGAAAAGTATCGGGATCGACTTCGATTTCAGGACAGGCATTGTTATGTAACATATCTGCTTTGCTCAAAGCTCTAGTATTTTTGACGGGCAAAAGTTGTTTGCGAAGTTTTAGCTTATCGGCTAAGCCGCAATCTAGAGCAGTCTGAGTCACAAAGCAAAAAGAAGTAGACTGCTTGGCACTGCCATAGCTGCCCCATTGCGGACGATACAGGATTGGTTCGCAAGTCATCAGCGAAGCGTTTGATTCACCCATAGGCGACCACGCGATAAAGCCTCCCTTAATTACTAGCTCTGGTTTAACTCCAAAATAACCAGGATGCCACAGGACAATATCCGCGATTTTACCTGCCTCAATTGAACCTACATGGGAATCAATTCCACAGGTTTTGGCAGGATTAATTGTGTACTTTGCGATGTAACGCAAAATCCGTTGATTATCATGGCGATCGCTATCTTCAGGAAGTGCGCCCCGTTGATCTTTCATTTTGGAAGCCAATTGCCAAGTGCGACAAATTACTTCGCCAATCCTGCCCATACCTTGACTATCGGAACCCATCATGCTGATTGCTCCCATATCATGCAAAATATCTTCGGCAGCAATAGTTTCAGCACGAATACGAGATTCCGCAAAGGCGACATCTTCAGGAACTTTTGGATTGAGGTGATGGCAGACCATTACCATGTCTAGATGTTCATCAAAGGTATTAACCGTATAGGGATTGGTAGGATTAGTAGAAGAAGGTAAACAGTGAGAATAGGAAGCCACCTTAATGATGTCTGGAGCATGTCCACCGCCAGCACCTTCCGTATGGTACATGTGGATTGTGCGTCCGCGAATCGCTGCTAGCGTATCTTCTACATAACCTGACTCATTGAGCGTATCAGTGTGAATTTGAACTTGAAAGTCATGCAGATCGGCAACAGAAAGACAGGTGTCAATCAGAGCAGGCATTGCGCCCCAATCTTCATGAATTTTTAGTCCGATCGCACCGCCTTCGATTTGTTCGACGAGACTTGCTGGGAGGCTCGAACTTCCTTTACCCAAAAAGCCAAAATTAATCGCAAACCCCTCGGAGGCTTGCAGCATTAAGCCCATATTATAGGCTCCGCCCGAACAGATGCCCACGGTGACTGGCCCCAATCCACCCCCAATCATCGTCGTTAATCCGCTAGAAAGCGCCTCGGCACAGAGACCCGCACTATCAAAATGAACGTGACAATCAATTCCACCTGGTGTAGCAATCAAACCTTCAGCCGATCGCACATCTGTATTTGCACTAATAATGAGATTTGGCTGGACTCCATCCATTACACCAGGATTGCCCGCTTTACCAATACCGACAATTCTGCCATCCTTGATGCCAATGTCTGTCTTAACAATCCCCTGTACGGGGTCGATCAGCACCACATTGGTGATGACAAGATCCAAGGCTCCTTCCGCCGCAGTGACTCCAGAAGCTAAGCCCAAACCATCACGCAGGGTTTTCCCACCACCAAATACGCACTCATCACCATAGACAGTGGTATCTCTCTGTACTTCCGCAATTAATGATGTATCCCCTAACCGAATCCGATCGCCTGTGGTCGGACCAAACAGCTC
It encodes:
- the ureG gene encoding urease accessory protein UreG, with protein sequence MKKSVARLGVGGPVGSGKTALLERLLPLLMQQGIEVAVVTNDLLTQEDADRLKRQGVLPANRIVGVETGSCPHTAIREDPTMNLLAIRNLERAFPELDLVFVESGGDNLASTFSYDLIDAYIFVLDVGAGDDIPRKNGPGFMQADLVVINKIDIAPYVGADLNIIDRDATERRKGKPIAYTNCKTGEGLDRVMQFIFDKLLFQSVRELA
- the ureC gene encoding urease subunit alpha, which translates into the protein MEISRERYAELFGPTTGDRIRLGDTSLIAEVQRDTTVYGDECVFGGGKTLRDGLGLASGVTAAEGALDLVITNVVLIDPVQGIVKTDIGIKDGRIVGIGKAGNPGVMDGVQPNLIISANTDVRSAEGLIATPGGIDCHVHFDSAGLCAEALSSGLTTMIGGGLGPVTVGICSGGAYNMGLMLQASEGFAINFGFLGKGSSSLPASLVEQIEGGAIGLKIHEDWGAMPALIDTCLSVADLHDFQVQIHTDTLNESGYVEDTLAAIRGRTIHMYHTEGAGGGHAPDIIKVASYSHCLPSSTNPTNPYTVNTFDEHLDMVMVCHHLNPKVPEDVAFAESRIRAETIAAEDILHDMGAISMMGSDSQGMGRIGEVICRTWQLASKMKDQRGALPEDSDRHDNQRILRYIAKYTINPAKTCGIDSHVGSIEAGKIADIVLWHPGYFGVKPELVIKGGFIAWSPMGESNASLMTCEPILYRPQWGSYGSAKQSTSFCFVTQTALDCGLADKLKLRKQLLPVKNTRALSKADMLHNNACPEIEVDPDTFQVRVNGEIATCDPVSRVPLGRLYIFR
- a CDS encoding urease accessory protein UreD, with protein sequence MLAELIAPPITKLDLPVSPQQLTVEIGLDQFGRSFVYRQYATYPFRLSRPLRLDPTDAHRAYLYIMNSSPGLLAGDHFQIGAKLRDRTSLYLTDQSASKVHLMPFGQVARIRYDFEIGAGASLEFIPEPLILYRDANLEQTIQIAIAPTGNLFLSEIMIPGRLARGECFHFSQYFSRLKVCTTDGNLVFTDAMRLLGKSEPLTNNPIFTSQPILASIILVAPEGNLQSLELDLERFVHIYPELTAACSSLPNCNGLLVRAMSSNVPSLKAYINYALTRMRHQNAQPPLPEIYK